A window of the Loxodonta africana isolate mLoxAfr1 chromosome 3, mLoxAfr1.hap2, whole genome shotgun sequence genome harbors these coding sequences:
- the DDX39A gene encoding ATP-dependent RNA helicase DDX39A isoform X1 — MAEQDVENELLDYEEDEEPQAPPESTPAPSKKDVKGSYVSIHSSGFRDFLLKPELLRAIVDCGFEHPSEVQHECIPQAILGMDVLCQAKSGMGKTAVFVLATLQQIEPVNGQVTVLVMCHTRELAFQISKEYERFSKYMPNVKVSVFFGGLSIKKDEEVLKKNCPHVVVGTPGRILALVRNRSLNLKNVKHFVLDECDKMLEQLDMRRDVQEIFRLTPHEKQCMMFSATLNKEIRPVCRKFMQDPMEVFVDDETKLTLHGLQQYYVKLKDSEKNRKLFDLLDVLEFNQVVIFVKSVQRCMALAQLLVEQNFPAIAIHRGMAQEERLSRYQQFKDFQRRILVATNLFGRGMDIERVNIVFNYDMPEDSDTYLHRVARAGRFGTKGLAITFVSDENDAKILNDVQDRFEVNVAELPEEIDISTYIEQSR, encoded by the exons ATGgcagaacaggatgtggaaaaCGAACTTCTGGATTACGAGGAAGATGAAGAGCCCCAGGCGCCTCCAGAGAGCACTCCAGCTCCATCCAAGAAAGATGTCAAGGGTTCCTACGTTTCCATCCACAGCTCTGGCTTCCGGGACTTTCTGCTAAAGCCAGAGCTACTGAGGGCCATTGTGGACTGTGGCTTTGAGCACCCATCTGAGG TCCAGCACGAGTGTATCCCCCAAGCCATCCTGGGGATGGACGTCCTGTGCCAAGCCAAGTCTGGAATGGGCAAGACAGCGGTTTTCGTGCTGGCCACCCTGCAGCAGATCGAGCCCGTCAATGGACAG GTGACGGTCCTGGTCATGTGCCATACTCGGGAGCTGGCCTTCCAGATCAGCAAGGAATATGAGCGCTTCTCCAAGTACATGCCTAATGTGAAG GTGTCGGTGTTCTTCGGTGGCCTCTCCATCAAGAAGGATGAAGAAGTGCTGAAGAAGAATTGTCCACATGTTGTGGTGGGGACCCCGGGCCGCATCCTGGCGCTTGTGCGGAACAGGAGCCTCAACCTGAAGAATGTGAAGCACTTCGTGCTGGACGAGTGTGACAAGATGctggagcagctgg aCATGCGGCGGGACGTGCAGGAAATCTTCCGCCTGACACCCCATGAGAAGCAGTGCATGATGTTCAGCGCTACCCTGAACAAGGAGATCCGGCCTGTCTGCAGGAAGTTCATGCAGGAT CCCATGGAGGTGTTTGTGGATGATGAGACCAAGCTCACGCTGCATGGACTGCAGCAGTACTATGTCAAGCTCAAGGACAGCGAGAAGAACCGCAAACTCTTCGATCTCCTGGATGTGCTGGAGTTTAACCAG GTGGTGATCTTTGTGAAGTCGGTGCAGCGCTGCATGGCCCTGGCCCAGCTCCTCGTGGAGCAGAACTTCCCAGCTATTGCCATCCACCGGGGCATGGCCCAGGAGGAACG CTTGTCACGATATCAGCAGTTCAAGGATTTCCAGCGGCGCATCCTCGTGGCCACCAATCTGTTCGGCCGAGGGATGGACATTGAGCGAGTCAACATCGTCTTCAACTACGACATGCCAGAGGACTCAGACACCTACCTCCACCGG GTGGCCCGTGCAGGTCGCTTTGGCACCAAAGGCCTTGCCATCACTTTTGTGTCTGACGAGAACGATGCCAAGATCCTCAACGACGTCCAGGACCGGTTTGAAGTGAatgtggcagagcttccagaagaaaTTGATATTTCCACATACA TTGAACAGAGCCGGTAA
- the DDX39A gene encoding ATP-dependent RNA helicase DDX39A isoform X2 — MAEQDVENELLDYEEDEEPQAPPESTPAPSKKDVKGSYVSIHSSGFRDFLLKPELLRAIVDCGFEHPSEVQHECIPQAILGMDVLCQAKSGMGKTAVFVLATLQQIEPVNGQVTVLVMCHTRELAFQISKEYERFSKYMPNVKVSVFFGGLSIKKDEEVLKKNCPHVVVGTPGRILALVRNRSLNLKNVKHFVLDECDKMLEQLDMRRDVQEIFRLTPHEKQCMMFSATLNKEIRPVCRKFMQDPMEVFVDDETKLTLHGLQQYYVKLKDSEKNRKLFDLLDVLEFNQVVIFVKSVQRCMALAQLLVEQNFPAIAIHRGMAQEERLSRYQQFKDFQRRILVATNLFGRGMDIERVNIVFNYDMPEDSDTYLHRVARAGRFGTKGLAITFVSDENDAKILNDVQDRFEVNVAELPEEIDISTYSKWVGRGQGAGVAGPSLSSLGLPCVFQLNRAGNPAPTRMSRPCLPTCCLLVSSPSVTTGLFLLC, encoded by the exons ATGgcagaacaggatgtggaaaaCGAACTTCTGGATTACGAGGAAGATGAAGAGCCCCAGGCGCCTCCAGAGAGCACTCCAGCTCCATCCAAGAAAGATGTCAAGGGTTCCTACGTTTCCATCCACAGCTCTGGCTTCCGGGACTTTCTGCTAAAGCCAGAGCTACTGAGGGCCATTGTGGACTGTGGCTTTGAGCACCCATCTGAGG TCCAGCACGAGTGTATCCCCCAAGCCATCCTGGGGATGGACGTCCTGTGCCAAGCCAAGTCTGGAATGGGCAAGACAGCGGTTTTCGTGCTGGCCACCCTGCAGCAGATCGAGCCCGTCAATGGACAG GTGACGGTCCTGGTCATGTGCCATACTCGGGAGCTGGCCTTCCAGATCAGCAAGGAATATGAGCGCTTCTCCAAGTACATGCCTAATGTGAAG GTGTCGGTGTTCTTCGGTGGCCTCTCCATCAAGAAGGATGAAGAAGTGCTGAAGAAGAATTGTCCACATGTTGTGGTGGGGACCCCGGGCCGCATCCTGGCGCTTGTGCGGAACAGGAGCCTCAACCTGAAGAATGTGAAGCACTTCGTGCTGGACGAGTGTGACAAGATGctggagcagctgg aCATGCGGCGGGACGTGCAGGAAATCTTCCGCCTGACACCCCATGAGAAGCAGTGCATGATGTTCAGCGCTACCCTGAACAAGGAGATCCGGCCTGTCTGCAGGAAGTTCATGCAGGAT CCCATGGAGGTGTTTGTGGATGATGAGACCAAGCTCACGCTGCATGGACTGCAGCAGTACTATGTCAAGCTCAAGGACAGCGAGAAGAACCGCAAACTCTTCGATCTCCTGGATGTGCTGGAGTTTAACCAG GTGGTGATCTTTGTGAAGTCGGTGCAGCGCTGCATGGCCCTGGCCCAGCTCCTCGTGGAGCAGAACTTCCCAGCTATTGCCATCCACCGGGGCATGGCCCAGGAGGAACG CTTGTCACGATATCAGCAGTTCAAGGATTTCCAGCGGCGCATCCTCGTGGCCACCAATCTGTTCGGCCGAGGGATGGACATTGAGCGAGTCAACATCGTCTTCAACTACGACATGCCAGAGGACTCAGACACCTACCTCCACCGG GTGGCCCGTGCAGGTCGCTTTGGCACCAAAGGCCTTGCCATCACTTTTGTGTCTGACGAGAACGATGCCAAGATCCTCAACGACGTCCAGGACCGGTTTGAAGTGAatgtggcagagcttccagaagaaaTTGATATTTCCACATACAGTAAGTGGGTGGGCCGGGGGCAGGGGGCTGGAGTGGCGGGTCCCTCCTTGTCCTCACTGGGTCTTCCCTGTGTCTTCCAGTTGAACAGAGCCGGTAACCCAGCGCCCACCAGGATGAGCCGCCCCTGCCTTCCCACCTGTTGCCTTCTGGTCTCTTCTCCCTCAGTGACAACGGGCCTCTTTTTACTGTGTTAA